A genomic window from candidate division WOR-3 bacterium includes:
- the dnaK gene encoding molecular chaperone DnaK, translating to MAKAVGIDLGTTNSCLAIMEGNEPKVIPNKEGGRVTPSVVSFRETGEIIVGSIAKRQAIVNAENTVYSIKRFMGRRYDEVLEEIRRVPYEVVRGPHDDARVKIRDKIYSPPEISAFILRYLKESAEEYLGEKITQAVITVPAYFNDAQRQATKDAGRIAGLEVLRIINEPTAAALAYGLDKQKDIKVAVYDLGGGTFDISILELSEEGVFEVKSTNGDTHLGGDDFDQRIIDWLVEEFLKEEGIDLRKDRSAMQRLKEAAEKAKIELSTMMTTTISLPFIAGPKHIERELTRARFEAMVRDLIDRTIEICKRALEDAKLRPSDINEVILVGGMTRVPAVQEAVRSFFGREPHKGVNPDEVVAMGAAIQAAVLAGEVKRDIVLLDVTPLSLGVETLGGVMTVIIPRNTTIPVRKSEIFTTAQDNQTAVTIHVLQGERPMAKDNRSLARFELYGIPPAPRGVPQIEVTFEIDADGILHVSAKDLATGREQKVRVHSSSGLTEEEIQKMIKEAEMHAEEDRKRKELIDTKNQADSFIYTVEKSLRDLGDKVDSSKKSRVMEKLNELREAMKKDDAGYIKDKMKELQEVWYQATEEIYQHGRGAEFYSGRGRGTDNMRNPTEEKVEEKKEGKGKDKTVDADYEVID from the coding sequence ATGGCAAAGGCGGTTGGTATAGATCTCGGAACCACTAACTCCTGCCTTGCAATTATGGAAGGAAATGAACCGAAAGTAATTCCGAATAAAGAAGGTGGAAGAGTTACCCCTTCTGTTGTTTCTTTTAGAGAAACAGGAGAAATAATAGTGGGAAGCATTGCAAAAAGACAGGCAATTGTTAATGCTGAAAATACAGTTTATTCTATAAAGAGATTTATGGGCAGAAGGTATGATGAAGTTCTGGAGGAGATTAGAAGAGTTCCCTATGAAGTTGTAAGAGGTCCACATGATGATGCAAGAGTTAAAATAAGGGATAAAATATATTCTCCTCCTGAAATTTCAGCATTTATTTTAAGATATTTAAAAGAAAGTGCTGAAGAGTATCTTGGTGAAAAGATAACTCAGGCTGTAATAACAGTTCCAGCATATTTTAATGATGCTCAGAGACAAGCTACAAAGGATGCAGGTAGAATAGCAGGGCTTGAAGTTTTGAGAATTATTAATGAACCTACTGCTGCTGCTCTTGCTTATGGTCTTGATAAACAGAAAGATATTAAAGTTGCTGTATATGATTTAGGTGGGGGAACATTTGATATATCAATTCTTGAACTTTCAGAAGAGGGAGTTTTTGAAGTAAAATCAACAAATGGTGATACTCATTTAGGTGGTGATGATTTTGACCAGAGAATTATAGACTGGCTCGTTGAGGAGTTTTTAAAAGAAGAAGGGATTGATTTGAGAAAGGATAGATCCGCAATGCAGAGATTAAAGGAAGCTGCGGAAAAAGCTAAAATTGAACTTTCAACAATGATGACTACAACAATATCACTTCCTTTTATTGCAGGTCCTAAGCATATTGAAAGAGAATTAACAAGGGCAAGATTTGAAGCAATGGTAAGAGATTTGATTGATAGAACAATAGAAATATGTAAAAGGGCACTTGAGGATGCAAAATTGAGACCTTCTGATATAAACGAGGTGATTCTTGTTGGAGGAATGACGAGAGTTCCAGCAGTTCAGGAAGCTGTAAGAAGTTTCTTTGGAAGAGAACCTCATAAAGGTGTTAATCCCGATGAAGTAGTAGCAATGGGTGCAGCGATTCAGGCAGCAGTTCTTGCAGGTGAAGTAAAAAGAGATATTGTCCTTCTTGATGTTACACCTCTTTCTCTTGGTGTAGAAACACTTGGAGGTGTTATGACTGTTATAATTCCAAGAAATACTACTATTCCTGTCAGAAAATCTGAAATCTTTACAACTGCTCAAGATAATCAAACTGCTGTTACCATTCACGTATTACAGGGTGAAAGACCAATGGCAAAAGATAATAGATCTCTTGCAAGGTTTGAACTTTACGGTATACCACCTGCTCCAAGGGGTGTTCCTCAAATTGAGGTTACGTTTGAAATTGATGCTGATGGAATTTTACATGTATCAGCAAAGGATCTTGCAACAGGAAGGGAACAAAAAGTAAGAGTCCATTCTTCTTCAGGTTTAACTGAGGAAGAGATTCAAAAAATGATAAAAGAAGCAGAAATGCATGCGGAGGAGGATAGAAAGAGAAAGGAACTTATAGATACAAAAAATCAGGCAGATTCATTTATTTACACTGTAGAAAAATCACTCAGGGATCTTGGTGATAAGGTTGATTCCAGTAAGAAAAGCAGAGTAATGGAGAAGTTGAATGAACTAAGAGAAGCTATGAAAAAAGATGATGCGGGTTATATAAAGGATAAAATGAAAGAATTGCAGGAAGTCTGGTATCAAGCAACAGAGGAAATTTATCAGCATGGAAGAGGTGCTGAGTTTTATTCAGGTAGAGGAAGAGGAACAGACAATATGAGGAATCCAACAGAAGAAAAAGTAGAAGAAAAAAAGGAGGGTAAGGGAAAAGATAAAACAGTAGATGCAGATTACGAGGTTATTGATTAA
- the grpE gene encoding nucleotide exchange factor GrpE produces MEKKKWLERIKEELLFNYKEAEEFRELYTRTIMDFNKFKKRKEEEFKGAKNEGKKELIQKFFLAIDNLGRALEIINENNNDTLNLKKGVEMIYKQFINILNEEGGEIIEPVEGEDFNPEFHEAVDLQEVFDKSLDKKIIKSVQRGLKFMGKAINPAKVVVGFFKEEKKEMGSIPKKSEIEKEE; encoded by the coding sequence ATGGAAAAAAAGAAATGGCTTGAAAGAATTAAAGAAGAATTGCTTTTTAATTATAAAGAAGCAGAAGAGTTTAGAGAACTCTATACACGAACAATTATGGATTTCAACAAATTTAAAAAAAGAAAAGAGGAGGAGTTTAAAGGGGCAAAAAATGAAGGAAAAAAAGAATTGATTCAGAAGTTTTTTTTAGCAATTGATAATTTAGGAAGAGCATTAGAAATAATTAATGAAAATAATAATGATACTCTTAATCTTAAAAAAGGTGTAGAAATGATTTACAAACAATTTATTAATATATTGAATGAGGAAGGGGGTGAGATAATAGAACCAGTGGAAGGCGAGGATTTTAATCCAGAGTTTCATGAAGCTGTTGATTTACAGGAAGTTTTTGATAAAAGTTTAGACAAAAAAATAATAAAAAGTGTTCAAAGAGGATTGAAATTTATGGGCAAAGCAATAAATCCAGCGAAAGTGGTTGTAGGGTTTTTTAAAGAAGAAAAGAAAGAAATGGGTTCAATTCCCAAAAAAAGTGAAATAGAAAAGGAGGAATAA
- a CDS encoding acyl-CoA carboxylase subunit beta yields the protein MDKFEKLKKLREEALKGGGEEKIKKHKEKGKKTARERIELLVDEGSFQEIDMFVTHRITEFDLPKILGDGVVTGFAKIHGRDVLVFSQDFTVFGGTLSLAHADKIKKIFDIALRIGVPIIGLNDSGGARIQEGVASLAGYAEIFLRNTLLSGVVPQISAILGPCAGGAVYSPALTDFIFMVRKTSYMFITGPDVIKAVTHEDVNFEELGGADVHAEKSGVAHFVYDSEEEVMGGIRTLLTYLPQNNMEEPPFIDTGDPEDREDPELDDIIPEDPNAPYEMKEIIRRVVDNGVFFEVHEKYAPNIIVGFARIGGFSVGIVAQEPMHLAGAIDVDASIKAARFVRFCDAFNIPIITFEDVPGFLPGVYQEHRGIIKEGAKLLYAYCEATVPKITVITRKSYGGAYCVLSSKQVRGDINLAWPTAEIAVMGPEGAINIIYRKEIQEAENPEELRKELTKMYRDKFANPYYAAAYGYIDDVIEPRKTRKWIIKGLKLLRNKRQGLPPKKHGNIPL from the coding sequence ATGGATAAATTTGAAAAATTAAAAAAATTAAGAGAAGAAGCACTAAAGGGAGGTGGAGAGGAAAAAATAAAAAAACATAAAGAAAAAGGTAAAAAGACAGCAAGAGAAAGAATAGAACTTCTTGTAGATGAAGGTAGTTTTCAAGAAATTGATATGTTTGTTACTCACAGAATCACAGAATTTGACCTCCCTAAGATATTAGGTGATGGTGTTGTTACTGGTTTTGCTAAGATACATGGAAGAGATGTTTTAGTATTTTCACAGGATTTTACGGTTTTTGGTGGCACACTTTCTCTTGCTCATGCGGATAAAATTAAAAAGATTTTTGATATTGCTTTAAGGATTGGAGTACCTATAATTGGGCTTAACGACTCAGGTGGTGCAAGAATTCAGGAGGGTGTGGCTTCTCTTGCAGGTTATGCAGAAATATTTTTAAGAAATACCCTTCTATCAGGTGTTGTTCCGCAGATTTCAGCAATTTTAGGACCCTGTGCAGGTGGGGCAGTTTATTCTCCTGCTTTAACAGATTTTATTTTTATGGTGAGGAAAACAAGTTATATGTTTATAACTGGTCCTGATGTTATTAAGGCAGTTACCCATGAGGATGTTAATTTTGAAGAACTTGGTGGAGCTGATGTTCATGCAGAGAAAAGTGGAGTTGCTCATTTTGTTTATGATAGTGAGGAGGAGGTTATGGGTGGAATAAGAACCCTTTTGACTTATTTGCCCCAGAACAATATGGAGGAACCACCTTTCATAGATACAGGAGACCCGGAAGACAGAGAAGATCCAGAGCTTGATGATATTATTCCTGAAGATCCAAATGCTCCCTATGAGATGAAAGAGATAATCAGAAGAGTAGTGGATAATGGAGTTTTCTTTGAAGTTCATGAGAAATATGCACCAAATATAATAGTTGGATTTGCAAGAATCGGTGGTTTCAGTGTAGGAATAGTTGCTCAAGAGCCAATGCATCTTGCTGGTGCTATTGATGTTGATGCTTCAATAAAAGCAGCAAGATTTGTTAGATTCTGCGATGCTTTTAATATTCCTATAATTACCTTCGAGGATGTTCCGGGATTTTTACCAGGTGTTTATCAAGAGCACAGGGGTATTATAAAGGAAGGGGCAAAACTTCTTTACGCATATTGTGAAGCAACAGTTCCTAAAATTACAGTAATAACAAGAAAAAGTTACGGAGGAGCTTATTGTGTATTATCTTCAAAACAGGTAAGAGGAGATATAAATTTAGCTTGGCCAACCGCAGAGATTGCCGTTATGGGACCTGAAGGTGCAATAAACATTATTTACAGAAAAGAGATCCAGGAAGCAGAAAATCCGGAAGAATTAAGGAAAGAGCTTACAAAAATGTACAGGGATAAATTTGCTAATCCTTACTATGCAGCGGCTTATGGTTATATTGATGATGTTATTGAGCCCCGTAAAACAAGAAAGTGGATTATAAAAGGTCTGAAACTTTTAAGAAATAAAAGACAGGGTTTACCACCGAAGAAACATGGAAATATACCTTTATAA
- the dtd gene encoding D-aminoacyl-tRNA deacylase, with product MKIVIERIKEGYVKINENKVLSINKGLLLFVGICKNDSIQEIEWAVNKILNLRIFDDNQGKLNLSVLDVSGDILVISNFTLCADIKKGNRPSFDNSEEKVKAIEKFNFFVNKLKESNLKVIEGEFGAYMEVYHVNSGPVTIFLDTKEKFR from the coding sequence ATGAAAATAGTTATTGAAAGAATAAAAGAAGGTTATGTAAAGATTAATGAGAACAAAGTTTTAAGTATCAATAAGGGTCTTCTTTTATTTGTGGGTATCTGTAAAAATGATTCGATTCAGGAAATTGAGTGGGCAGTTAATAAAATTTTAAATTTGAGAATTTTTGATGACAATCAGGGAAAGTTGAATTTAAGTGTTTTAGATGTAAGTGGGGATATACTTGTTATATCTAATTTCACATTATGTGCAGATATTAAAAAAGGTAATAGACCTTCCTTTGACAATTCTGAAGAGAAAGTAAAGGCGATTGAAAAGTTCAATTTTTTTGTTAATAAATTAAAGGAAAGTAATTTAAAAGTTATAGAAGGTGAATTCGGAGCTTATATGGAAGTTTATCATGTTAATTCCGGTCCTGTTACAATTTTTCTGGATACTAAGGAAAAATTCAGGTGA
- a CDS encoding DUF763 domain-containing protein — MDIISLPLHSGKAPEWLFQKMKKLSSLIVEYMLEEFDTELILEKFSDPLWFQSFGCFLGFDWHSSGLTTTLTGALKEGFRDRNIPIYITGGKGKVALKTPDEILKISDKVNIDASLFIKLSRLTAKIDNICVQDGHTLYHHTFWFDSKGNWLTIQQGMNPSKRTARRYHIFSKKLIDLTNEPHSGIIAERREKSVLNLVSERNRKIRENILRLIKEEGIKEIYKMPFRHEIKLSDLDKKKIYQISINFYKKNIDKFEKILLIKGVGEKTLRVLTLLSVILYGEKPDYTDPARFSFAHGGKDGTPYRINRREYDKTIEILERIISKRRGFGREDRSFLLKRLYYFVR; from the coding sequence ATGGATATAATTAGTTTACCTTTACATTCCGGAAAAGCACCGGAATGGCTTTTTCAAAAAATGAAAAAATTATCATCCCTGATTGTTGAATACATGCTTGAAGAGTTTGACACAGAATTAATATTGGAAAAATTTTCTGATCCTTTATGGTTTCAAAGCTTTGGATGTTTCCTTGGATTTGACTGGCATTCTTCAGGACTTACAACAACTCTAACAGGTGCTTTGAAAGAGGGTTTTAGAGATAGGAATATCCCCATATATATAACTGGAGGAAAAGGTAAAGTAGCTTTAAAAACACCTGATGAAATTTTGAAAATAAGTGATAAAGTAAATATTGATGCTTCTTTATTTATTAAACTTTCCCGTTTAACAGCTAAAATTGATAATATTTGTGTTCAGGATGGGCACACTCTCTATCATCACACCTTCTGGTTTGATAGTAAGGGAAACTGGTTAACTATTCAGCAGGGAATGAATCCTTCAAAGAGAACTGCAAGAAGATATCATATTTTTTCTAAAAAATTGATAGATTTAACAAATGAACCCCATTCAGGGATAATCGCTGAAAGAAGAGAAAAATCAGTTTTAAATCTTGTGTCTGAAAGGAATAGAAAAATAAGGGAAAATATTTTGAGATTAATAAAAGAAGAGGGAATTAAGGAAATTTATAAAATGCCCTTTAGACACGAAATTAAATTAAGTGACTTAGATAAGAAAAAAATTTATCAGATTAGTATAAATTTTTATAAGAAAAATATTGATAAATTTGAAAAAATTCTTTTAATAAAAGGAGTTGGTGAAAAAACTTTAAGAGTTTTAACCCTTCTTTCAGTTATTTTATATGGAGAAAAGCCGGATTACACTGACCCTGCAAGATTTTCTTTTGCCCATGGCGGAAAAGATGGGACTCCTTATAGGATAAATAGAAGAGAATATGATAAAACTATTGAAATACTTGAAAGAATTATATCAAAAAGAAGAGGATTTGGAAGAGAAGATAGAAGTTTTTTACTTAAAAGATTATACTATTTTGTAAGATGA
- a CDS encoding ABC transporter substrate-binding protein — MNRAQKVFDFFKKLYELGLYVFGERDKIENIKVRTQNELKKMTDMFKEMEETTLKIGDISSKVEGELLKIYNKLPLYLSFYNKEIGRIEKVLRFFDKLTENTEKLLEEIHYIEIVSRNSEIKAYHLGEKGKGLSVVSQELSKLAQRIILHAKILSLDVEKIKDNFESLKLKQNKILELVGELNKYEKILSEIFEKLKESIKNFLNTLKDLVLIYSERKTLLDELFRNIIDLETKSTLFFNDAEKVLIYSEIFKGNEEILESLYEIMDLASSSPIYLKKRINNKIEFFSNNIDLIIKELSNRFSNFEKSKDEWEKKLDILRSIVGKIKIQDKRIKDLEELTLKNFKLNVSYYLDQINNMDKVINEFFSYLISYRESFNLERTDFKFLKYLRQMKEDLKDGEILSLYSSVETARAGIKEDPLSMELKERVRNSISLSEEIIGFIKEITSLAIAKESLFTEYEKDISFFDMKKEIEILEESFDKIGEMTDSIGSDIEKFKDTFVILEEFINQLTLKFKDIERLMADTKKDISDVKEKVVRRLPYIDEEGEKSVEEIVLRLPLNSNPANLNPYMATDATSNTILENIHRSLFMVSPISSKVIPFLVEKFEIEKEGKLYIFYLRKNVKFHNGEIMTSHDVRDSLMRTLKGNYRNYFDMIKGAKDFIEGTKNFVEGIRIVDDYRIEVELEYPFVPFIYNLALVNAAITREKNGDLIGLGPFILKDYKKDEYIELVAFDDYFAGRANVDRIIFLIKEKETIIFLNMFLKGELDVLEPSYEEEEILKEKAPNYFQKIKTVPELSIHRLDFNNRKYPFNNIHFRKALNYAFDKEKFIKEILKGRSIKANGIFAPSSEVYNPDLKGYEFDIEKAKEELSKSGVKLPIKIKLTVSESTAYRRNAEFIKECFEKLGIEVQIEVKPWKEFLESVHLDKTECHTIGWVADTGDPDSIVYPMYHSNSIKSGANEAKYSNSLVDKLIEEARRVRIPEIRKKIYQEIEKKILEDAPCIFLYHPYERVLLSDKVLGIWPHPLGHFRLEIAFKFP, encoded by the coding sequence ATGAATAGGGCTCAAAAAGTTTTTGATTTTTTTAAAAAACTTTACGAACTTGGTCTTTATGTTTTTGGCGAAAGAGATAAAATTGAGAATATAAAAGTTCGGACACAGAACGAGCTTAAAAAAATGACTGATATGTTTAAAGAGATGGAGGAAACAACATTAAAAATAGGTGATATTTCCAGTAAAGTTGAAGGAGAATTACTAAAAATCTATAATAAGTTACCTCTTTATCTTTCCTTTTACAACAAAGAAATTGGGAGGATAGAAAAAGTTTTAAGATTCTTCGATAAGTTGACTGAGAATACTGAAAAATTGCTGGAGGAGATTCATTATATAGAGATTGTTTCAAGGAATTCTGAAATAAAGGCTTATCATCTTGGAGAGAAAGGTAAAGGTTTATCTGTGGTTTCTCAGGAATTATCGAAATTGGCACAGAGGATTATATTGCATGCAAAAATTCTTTCTTTGGATGTTGAAAAGATTAAAGATAATTTTGAGTCTTTAAAACTAAAACAAAACAAAATTCTGGAGCTGGTTGGAGAATTAAATAAATATGAAAAAATTTTGAGCGAGATATTTGAAAAATTAAAGGAATCTATAAAGAATTTTTTGAATACTCTAAAGGATCTTGTTTTGATATATTCAGAGAGAAAAACTCTTTTAGATGAATTATTTAGGAACATAATAGATCTTGAAACAAAAAGCACTCTCTTTTTTAATGATGCTGAGAAGGTGCTTATTTATTCAGAGATTTTTAAAGGGAATGAAGAAATTCTTGAATCTCTTTATGAAATAATGGATTTAGCTTCCTCATCACCTATTTATCTTAAAAAGAGAATAAATAATAAGATTGAGTTCTTTTCAAATAATATAGATTTAATTATAAAAGAGTTAAGTAATAGATTTTCTAATTTTGAAAAGAGTAAGGATGAATGGGAGAAGAAATTAGATATTTTAAGGAGTATTGTTGGAAAAATTAAAATTCAGGATAAAAGGATAAAGGACTTAGAAGAGTTAACTCTTAAAAATTTCAAGTTAAATGTTTCTTACTATCTGGATCAAATTAATAATATGGATAAAGTTATAAATGAGTTTTTTTCCTATTTAATTTCTTATCGAGAATCTTTCAATCTTGAAAGAACCGATTTTAAATTTTTAAAGTATTTGAGACAGATGAAAGAAGATTTAAAAGACGGAGAAATTCTCTCCCTTTACTCATCAGTTGAAACAGCAAGGGCAGGTATAAAAGAAGATCCCCTATCTATGGAGCTCAAAGAAAGAGTCAGAAATTCTATATCTTTGTCAGAGGAGATTATAGGATTTATAAAAGAAATTACAAGCTTAGCGATAGCTAAAGAGAGTTTATTTACTGAGTATGAAAAGGACATAAGTTTTTTTGATATGAAAAAAGAAATTGAGATACTTGAAGAAAGTTTTGATAAGATAGGTGAAATGACAGATAGTATAGGAAGTGATATAGAAAAATTTAAGGACACCTTTGTTATACTCGAAGAATTTATAAATCAATTAACTCTAAAGTTCAAGGATATTGAAAGATTGATGGCAGATACTAAGAAAGATATATCAGATGTTAAGGAGAAGGTAGTAAGGAGATTACCTTACATAGATGAGGAAGGAGAAAAATCTGTAGAGGAAATTGTTTTGAGGTTACCTCTAAATAGTAATCCTGCTAATTTGAATCCCTACATGGCAACGGATGCTACAAGTAACACAATTCTTGAAAATATTCACAGGTCTTTATTTATGGTTTCTCCAATTTCAAGTAAAGTAATACCTTTTCTTGTCGAAAAATTTGAAATAGAAAAAGAGGGTAAATTGTATATTTTTTACCTTAGAAAAAATGTAAAGTTTCATAATGGAGAAATTATGACATCCCATGATGTTAGAGATTCTTTAATGAGAACTTTAAAGGGAAATTACAGAAATTATTTTGATATGATAAAAGGAGCTAAGGATTTTATTGAAGGTACAAAAAATTTTGTTGAGGGTATAAGAATTGTAGATGATTATAGAATAGAAGTAGAACTTGAGTATCCTTTTGTTCCTTTCATTTATAATCTTGCTCTTGTCAATGCAGCTATTACAAGGGAGAAAAATGGTGATTTAATAGGTTTGGGTCCTTTTATTCTTAAAGATTATAAAAAGGATGAGTATATAGAACTTGTGGCTTTTGATGATTATTTTGCGGGAAGAGCTAATGTGGATAGGATTATCTTTTTAATTAAAGAAAAAGAAACAATAATTTTTTTAAATATGTTTTTAAAAGGCGAATTAGATGTGCTTGAGCCTTCCTATGAAGAAGAAGAAATTTTAAAGGAAAAAGCACCTAATTATTTCCAGAAAATAAAAACAGTCCCAGAACTTTCAATTCATAGGCTTGATTTTAATAACAGGAAGTATCCCTTTAATAACATTCACTTTCGTAAAGCCTTGAATTATGCTTTTGATAAAGAGAAATTTATAAAAGAAATATTAAAAGGTAGATCAATAAAGGCTAATGGAATTTTTGCTCCTTCATCAGAGGTTTATAATCCTGATTTAAAAGGATATGAGTTTGATATTGAGAAAGCAAAAGAGGAATTATCTAAGTCTGGAGTGAAATTACCCATTAAAATAAAGCTTACTGTTTCTGAAAGTACAGCATACAGGAGAAATGCTGAGTTTATTAAAGAGTGTTTTGAAAAGCTTGGAATTGAAGTTCAAATTGAAGTAAAACCATGGAAAGAATTTCTTGAATCTGTTCATTTAGATAAAACTGAATGTCATACAATTGGTTGGGTAGCAGATACCGGTGATCCTGACAGTATTGTTTATCCAATGTATCATTCAAATTCCATTAAATCAGGAGCTAATGAAGCAAAATATTCAAACTCCCTTGTTGATAAATTGATTGAAGAAGCAAGGAGAGTTAGAATACCTGAAATAAGGAAGAAAATTTATCAGGAGATAGAAAAGAAAATATTAGAAGATGCACCTTGCATATTTTTATATCATCCCTATGAAAGGGTTCTTTTGTCTGATAAAGTTCTTGGAATTTGGCCCCATCCATTGGGACACTTCAGATTGGAGATTGCTTTTAAATTTCCATAA
- the amrB gene encoding AmmeMemoRadiSam system protein B — protein sequence MNIRKPAVSGAFYPSEKKELENLISMLFENVEDIDLKIKSAITPHAGYIYSGETASYVYKNLKNYYERIVILGVSHHYSFNYASLDENERWQTPLGEVELDLDFEEKLKNYDVFKFNSIYHSNEHSIEVQVPFLQYKFKDKFKLVPILIGTFKRETLDIIAEVLKKEIDDKTLVIASSDFYHGYSYRDCKNVNIHSKEILERGYPQEFFNGIMEEKIMACGASAIYVLLKIFRNGKFGRKVLYMTTSQDVIKEKSLGYVVGYISYVIYE from the coding sequence ATGAATATAAGAAAACCTGCAGTAAGTGGTGCTTTTTATCCTTCAGAAAAAAAAGAACTTGAAAATTTGATAAGTATGCTATTTGAAAATGTTGAAGATATTGATTTAAAAATTAAATCAGCTATAACACCTCATGCAGGCTATATTTACTCAGGAGAAACAGCTTCATATGTTTATAAAAATCTCAAAAATTATTATGAAAGAATAGTAATTTTAGGTGTTTCTCATCATTATTCTTTTAATTATGCTTCCCTTGATGAAAATGAAAGATGGCAAACTCCCTTAGGTGAAGTGGAACTTGATTTAGATTTTGAAGAAAAATTAAAAAATTACGATGTATTTAAATTTAATTCCATTTATCACAGTAATGAACATTCCATTGAGGTTCAGGTTCCCTTTTTACAGTATAAATTTAAAGATAAATTTAAATTGGTTCCTATTCTAATAGGAACATTCAAAAGAGAAACTCTTGATATTATAGCAGAAGTTTTAAAAAAGGAAATAGATGATAAGACACTTGTAATTGCAAGTTCGGATTTTTATCATGGTTATTCTTATAGAGATTGTAAAAATGTAAATATACATTCAAAGGAAATACTTGAAAGAGGGTATCCTCAAGAATTCTTTAATGGAATAATGGAGGAAAAGATTATGGCCTGTGGAGCATCTGCAATATATGTTCTTTTAAAAATTTTTAGAAACGGTAAATTTGGAAGGAAAGTTTTATATATGACAACCTCCCAAGATGTTATAAAAGAAAAATCTTTGGGTTATGTTGTTGGTTATATATCCTATGTGATATATGAATAG
- the hslU gene encoding ATP-dependent protease ATPase subunit HslU, producing MIEYYNEEKTPFEIVEELNKYIIGQEEAKKAVAIALRNRWRRMRVKGKIREEIHPFNILMIGPTGVGKTEIARRLAQLTGSPFLKVEATRYTEVGYVGKDVESMVRDLVEVAFNMLRQKRVKEVENRARELAEDKIVEILAGAQFSPRETIREHLRRGFYNDREIDIEVKQSPVSVIPVPMGQDTIAQSLQDVMEDIFPKRTVIKRMKVKDALEYYTQEAANKLINIEEVKQEALKLAQEKGIIFIDEIDKIVGKGEEHGPSVSREGVQRDLLPIVEGTSVWTKYGVVKTDNILFIGAGAFSKSSPQDLIPELQGRFPIRVELHPLGEKEFERILVEPENSLIKQFKALFEAEGFTLEFEEEAIKKIAHYAYLANQKMEDIGARRLQTVMNLVLEDALFRMPYLDRNPYVVTASYVDEILSKALKEEDVSRYIL from the coding sequence ATGATTGAATATTATAACGAGGAGAAGACCCCTTTTGAGATAGTTGAGGAGTTAAATAAATATATAATTGGACAGGAAGAAGCCAAAAAAGCAGTTGCTATTGCTTTGAGGAATAGGTGGAGGAGAATGAGAGTAAAGGGTAAGATAAGAGAAGAGATTCATCCCTTTAATATTCTTATGATAGGACCAACAGGAGTTGGAAAAACAGAGATAGCAAGAAGGCTTGCTCAGCTTACTGGTTCACCTTTTTTAAAAGTTGAGGCTACAAGATATACTGAGGTTGGGTATGTTGGGAAGGATGTGGAAAGTATGGTTAGGGATTTAGTGGAGGTTGCTTTTAATATGCTAAGACAGAAAAGAGTGAAGGAAGTGGAAAATAGAGCGAGGGAACTTGCAGAGGATAAAATTGTAGAAATACTTGCAGGAGCCCAGTTTTCTCCGAGAGAGACAATAAGAGAACATTTAAGAAGGGGATTTTATAATGATAGAGAAATTGATATTGAGGTAAAACAATCTCCTGTTTCTGTTATTCCAGTACCTATGGGTCAGGATACAATTGCTCAGAGTTTGCAGGATGTTATGGAAGATATTTTCCCAAAGAGAACGGTTATCAAGAGAATGAAAGTTAAGGATGCACTTGAATATTACACTCAAGAAGCTGCAAATAAGCTCATTAATATTGAAGAAGTAAAACAGGAAGCACTTAAACTTGCGCAGGAAAAGGGTATAATTTTTATAGATGAGATTGATAAAATAGTAGGTAAGGGAGAAGAACATGGACCCTCTGTTTCAAGAGAAGGTGTTCAGAGAGATCTTTTACCAATTGTGGAGGGAACAAGTGTATGGACGAAATACGGAGTTGTAAAAACAGATAACATACTTTTTATAGGAGCAGGTGCTTTCAGTAAATCCTCACCACAGGATTTGATACCTGAACTTCAAGGAAGATTTCCTATAAGAGTAGAGTTACATCCACTTGGTGAGAAGGAATTTGAGAGGATTTTGGTTGAACCTGAAAATTCTCTTATAAAACAATTTAAAGCTTTATTTGAGGCAGAGGGATTTACTTTAGAGTTTGAGGAAGAGGCAATTAAAAAGATAGCACATTACGCTTACCTTGCAAATCAAAAAATGGAGGATATTGGAGCAAGAAGATTGCAAACTGTTATGAATCTTGTTCTTGAAGATGCTTTATTCAGAATGCCTTATTTAGATAGAAATCCTTATGTGGTTACAGCTTCTTATGTTGATGAAATCTTATCAAAAGCATTAAAGGAGGAAGATGTATCAAGGTATATCTTATGA